CTTTCCACAGGAAATGTAGAATTCTTGTCACCTTTGCCTCTTTTTTACCAACAAGATATTAGAGATTATAATGTTTTGGAGAAAATATTTGAAACACACAAGTTTGATTATGTTTTTCATTTAGCGGCACAGATCTCTGTTCCCGATTCTGTTAAAGACCCAAACTGGGACGCGGAAATTAATGTGATGGGTACTTTGAATTTATTGAAATTATCCGTTAAGTATGGGATTAAAAAGTTCGTATTTTCTTCTACAGGAGGAGCTATTTACGGTGATAACGCTCCTATTCCCACTTCAGAAGATTATTGTCCACATCCTATTAGTCCTTATGCGATTTCAAAACTTGCTTGCGAAAAATACATTGAGTTTTATTCACACCAATATGATCTGAATTACACTACATTGAGATATGCGAACGTATATGGCCCAAAACAAACTCCTAAAGGAGAAGCAGGGGTAGTGGCAATCTTTACTCAAAATATGGTTGAGAAAAAAGAGATAGTTATTTACGGTGATGGAGAACAGGTACGAGATTTTGTACATGTTTTTGATGTCGTTGAAGCCAACTTTTTATCAATAAATAAAGCGGATAAAGAGACGATAAATATCTCAACCAACAAAAAGACAACTGTAAATGATCTTTTTGAAGTGATGAAAAGGAAAACAAGCTATGAAAATAATCCGGTTTATAAGCCAGAAAGAGATGGGGATGTGAAGATAAGCTTACTTTCGAATGCTAAGGCAAAGAGTATTTTAGGATGGGAGCCTAAATACGATTTAGAAAAAGGGGTGGAAAACACTATTGAGTGGTACACAACCTCTTTATGAGATAATTAGACCAAAAAAGGTTGACGAGGTACTGGGTAACGAAAAGTTGAAAGAAATACTTAAAACCTGGATAAAGAATAAAAAGGTTAGATCTTTCATTATATATGGGGAACCTGGCAGCGGTAAGTCTACGATTGTAAGGGCTTTAATAAACGAAATAAAAGATTATTACGATGTTTTTTCTATTTCAGGGGCTATAGAAGGAAAGAAAAAAATTAAGGACATAATAGAGCAAAAAGATAATCTTTTTTCAAAACCCAAATTATTATTTGTCGACGAAATACATCGATTGAA
The Petrotoga miotherma DSM 10691 genome window above contains:
- a CDS encoding NAD-dependent epimerase/dehydratase family protein; the encoded protein is MVDKNKYRILVTGGAGFIGSNLVDRLIKEGHSVIVIDNLSTGNVEFLSPLPLFYQQDIRDYNVLEKIFETHKFDYVFHLAAQISVPDSVKDPNWDAEINVMGTLNLLKLSVKYGIKKFVFSSTGGAIYGDNAPIPTSEDYCPHPISPYAISKLACEKYIEFYSHQYDLNYTTLRYANVYGPKQTPKGEAGVVAIFTQNMVEKKEIVIYGDGEQVRDFVHVFDVVEANFLSINKADKETINISTNKKTTVNDLFEVMKRKTSYENNPVYKPERDGDVKISLLSNAKAKSILGWEPKYDLEKGVENTIEWYTTSL